One stretch of Pseudoramibacter sp. DNA includes these proteins:
- the proS gene encoding proline--tRNA ligase produces MGKNKGKKVEAITPRDVDFARWYTDVISKTEMVDYAPVKGFMVIRPYGYAIWENIQKLYDAKFKATGHQNMYFPLLIPESMLQKEAEHVEGFAPEVAWVTEGGGKKLNERLAIRPTSETIICSMYSKWLHSYRQLPFLYNQWANVVRWEKTTRPFLRTSEFLWQEGHTLHETAEEAQEETMRMLGIYREVAEKDLAIPMVVGRKSESEKFAGASATYTMEALMHDGQALQSGTSHNLGQHFTKAFDITYLDRNNEQQYPYHTSWGVSTRLIGGLIMVHGDDNGLVLPPHIAPIQVAIIPIAAHKPGVLDAAKALKQRLEKQFKVVLDDSDNSPGWKFNQWEMKGVPIRLEIGPRDLENKQCVLARRDTGDKTPAALDNIEETVADLLEVIQQNLYDRALAAREAKTSVAENMDEFKQKLQENPGFIKANWCGDPACEAKIHEETGASCRCIPFDEEQEVIGDGSCVCCGKHADKMAYFARAY; encoded by the coding sequence ATGGGCAAGAATAAGGGCAAAAAAGTAGAGGCCATTACACCGCGGGACGTCGATTTCGCGCGTTGGTACACGGATGTGATTTCCAAGACGGAAATGGTCGATTATGCGCCGGTCAAAGGGTTTATGGTCATTCGCCCGTACGGGTATGCCATCTGGGAAAATATCCAGAAACTGTACGACGCGAAGTTCAAGGCGACGGGACATCAGAACATGTATTTCCCGCTTTTGATTCCGGAAAGCATGCTGCAGAAGGAAGCGGAACACGTGGAAGGTTTTGCGCCGGAAGTCGCCTGGGTCACCGAAGGGGGCGGCAAGAAGCTCAACGAACGTCTGGCCATCCGTCCGACGTCTGAAACCATTATCTGCTCGATGTACAGCAAGTGGCTCCATTCCTACCGCCAGCTGCCGTTTTTGTACAACCAGTGGGCCAACGTGGTGCGCTGGGAAAAGACGACCCGGCCGTTCCTGCGCACCTCTGAATTTTTGTGGCAGGAAGGCCACACCCTGCACGAAACCGCTGAAGAAGCGCAGGAAGAAACCATGCGCATGCTCGGCATTTACCGGGAAGTCGCCGAAAAGGATCTGGCGATTCCAATGGTGGTCGGCCGCAAGAGCGAAAGCGAAAAATTCGCCGGCGCATCGGCAACCTACACCATGGAAGCCCTGATGCACGACGGCCAGGCCCTCCAGTCCGGGACCTCCCACAATCTGGGCCAGCATTTCACCAAGGCTTTCGACATCACCTACCTCGACCGGAACAACGAACAGCAGTACCCTTACCACACATCCTGGGGCGTCTCCACACGGCTCATCGGCGGGCTGATCATGGTCCACGGGGACGACAACGGCCTGGTGCTGCCGCCGCACATCGCGCCGATTCAGGTGGCCATCATTCCGATCGCGGCCCACAAGCCGGGTGTTTTGGACGCGGCGAAAGCCTTAAAGCAGCGTCTCGAAAAACAATTTAAAGTGGTTTTGGACGATTCTGACAACTCGCCGGGATGGAAGTTCAACCAGTGGGAAATGAAGGGCGTGCCGATCCGTCTGGAAATCGGACCGAGAGACCTCGAAAACAAACAATGCGTCCTGGCCAGACGGGACACCGGAGACAAGACGCCGGCGGCGCTGGACAATATCGAAGAAACCGTCGCCGATCTCCTCGAAGTGATTCAGCAGAACCTGTACGACCGCGCCCTGGCCGCCCGGGAAGCGAAGACCTCTGTGGCCGAAAATATGGACGAATTCAAGCAGAAGCTTCAGGAAAATCCGGGATTCATCAAGGCCAACTGGTGCGGCGATCCGGCCTGCGAAGCCAAGATCCACGAAGAAACCGGCGCTTCCTGCCGCTGCATTCCCTTCGACGAAGAACAGGAAGTCATCGGCGACGGCAGCTGTGTGTGCTGCGGCAAGCACGCCGACAAGATGGCCTATTTTGCGCGGGCCTATTAA
- the tuf gene encoding elongation factor Tu, producing the protein MAKEKFDRSKPHVNIGTIGHVDHGKTTLTAAITKVLHARYGSGEEVAFENIDKAPEERERGITISTAHVEYETPNRHYAHVDCPGHADYVKNMITGAAQMDGAILVVSAADGPMPQTREHILLARQVGVPYIVVFLNKADQVDDPELIELVEMEVRDLLNEYDFPGDDTPIIVGSALKALEDPMGPDGDKIIELMEAVDKYIPEPKRDLDKPFLMPVEDVFSITGRGTVATGRVERGVVHVGDEVDIVGIKEPRKTTVTGIEMFRKTLDEGRSGDNIGALLRGIDRTQIERGQVLAKPGTIHPHTKFTAQVYVLTKEEGGRHTPFFDGYRPQFYFRTTDVTGDIKLPEGVEMVMPGDHIEMTVTLITPIAIEEGLRFAIREGGHTVGSGAVAKIIE; encoded by the coding sequence ATGGCAAAAGAAAAATTTGACAGATCGAAACCGCATGTAAACATCGGGACCATCGGTCACGTTGACCACGGCAAAACAACCCTGACCGCAGCCATCACCAAGGTACTGCACGCAAGATACGGTTCTGGCGAAGAAGTTGCATTCGAAAACATCGATAAAGCACCAGAAGAAAGAGAACGTGGGATCACCATTTCAACGGCACACGTTGAATACGAAACCCCGAACCGTCACTACGCACACGTTGACTGCCCGGGCCACGCTGACTACGTCAAGAACATGATCACCGGGGCTGCCCAGATGGACGGCGCCATCCTGGTTGTTTCCGCAGCTGACGGCCCAATGCCGCAGACCCGTGAACACATCCTCCTGGCCCGCCAGGTCGGTGTTCCGTACATTGTCGTATTCTTAAATAAAGCCGATCAGGTCGATGACCCTGAACTGATCGAACTGGTTGAAATGGAAGTCCGCGATCTTCTGAACGAATACGACTTCCCAGGCGACGATACCCCAATCATCGTCGGTTCAGCTCTGAAAGCTCTGGAAGATCCAATGGGACCGGACGGCGACAAGATCATCGAACTGATGGAAGCTGTCGACAAATACATTCCGGAACCGAAACGCGATTTAGACAAACCGTTCCTGATGCCAGTAGAAGACGTCTTCTCCATCACCGGCCGTGGGACTGTTGCAACGGGCCGTGTTGAAAGAGGGGTTGTCCACGTTGGCGACGAAGTCGACATCGTCGGGATCAAAGAACCGCGCAAGACCACCGTTACCGGGATCGAAATGTTCCGCAAGACTCTGGACGAAGGCCGTTCAGGGGACAACATCGGGGCACTGCTCCGCGGGATTGACCGTACCCAGATCGAAAGAGGACAGGTTCTGGCCAAACCAGGCACCATCCATCCGCACACCAAGTTCACCGCTCAGGTTTACGTTCTGACCAAAGAAGAAGGCGGCCGCCACACCCCGTTCTTCGACGGCTACCGTCCGCAGTTCTACTTCAGAACAACCGACGTGACCGGCGACATCAAACTGCCGGAAGGTGTAGAAATGGTTATGCCAGGGGACCACATTGAAATGACGGTGACCCTGATCACTCCGATCGCTATCGAAGAAGGTTTGAGATTTGCTATCCGCGAAGGCGGCCACACTGTTGGTTCCGGCGCTGTTGCAAAGATCATTGAATAA
- a CDS encoding type II toxin-antitoxin system HipA family toxin, producing the protein MSRLNVMIEIRGQQVFVGTIAKEGAAPPQFQYAPEYLAYENARPISIHLPLQSEPFSPTATRQYFEGLLPEGFTRRSVAAWIHADADDYFTLLKMLGRECLGAVTILDPDEPPVTAAYDPLSIEQVRNLANEGVSVSTELVTKAHLSLTGASGKVGLYLNPETGRWFLPRGSAPSTHIVKQSHVRLDNIVANEQLALTTASRLGIAVPFSFIVNVGEGRDQDVLLATKRYDRSFARSRRTAKGTLMPQRLHQEDFAQALGISAANKYEGENDCYLPKMFELLRRYSANPIVDQMHLWDLIVFNYFIGNTDAHLKNFSLLYDENLTAVRLAPAYDLISTSIYPSSTRNMAFKIGDHLSLDEITPEDFKKAAGQCGIGLKIAEKHFTDMCRTFKPALEQAAESLVRQGFVNARPLAEKMLETGGCALVA; encoded by the coding sequence GTGAGCCGCTTAAACGTCATGATCGAAATCCGGGGGCAGCAGGTTTTCGTGGGCACCATCGCCAAAGAAGGCGCCGCGCCGCCCCAGTTTCAGTACGCGCCGGAATACCTCGCGTACGAAAACGCCCGGCCGATCTCGATTCATCTGCCCCTTCAAAGTGAACCCTTTTCCCCGACGGCTACCCGTCAGTACTTCGAAGGGCTGCTGCCTGAGGGCTTTACCCGCCGCTCCGTGGCGGCCTGGATTCACGCCGACGCCGACGATTATTTCACCCTGCTGAAAATGCTCGGGCGGGAATGTCTCGGCGCTGTCACCATTCTGGACCCTGATGAGCCGCCGGTCACCGCAGCCTACGATCCCCTCTCCATCGAACAGGTCCGCAACCTGGCCAATGAAGGGGTCAGCGTCTCCACAGAACTCGTCACCAAGGCCCATCTTTCCCTCACCGGCGCTTCGGGCAAAGTCGGACTCTACTTAAATCCCGAAACGGGCCGCTGGTTTCTGCCCAGGGGCAGCGCCCCCAGCACCCACATCGTCAAACAAAGCCACGTGCGTCTGGACAACATCGTCGCCAACGAACAGCTGGCCCTGACCACGGCGAGCCGTCTGGGCATTGCCGTACCCTTCAGCTTTATCGTCAATGTCGGCGAAGGCCGGGATCAGGATGTGCTGCTGGCCACCAAACGCTACGACCGGAGCTTCGCCCGGTCCCGGCGCACCGCCAAAGGCACCCTCATGCCCCAGCGTCTCCACCAGGAAGATTTCGCCCAGGCCCTGGGGATTTCGGCCGCCAACAAATACGAAGGGGAAAACGACTGTTACCTGCCGAAAATGTTCGAGCTGCTCCGGCGCTACTCTGCGAATCCCATTGTGGATCAGATGCACCTGTGGGATCTCATCGTGTTCAACTACTTTATCGGCAACACCGACGCCCACCTCAAAAACTTTTCTCTGCTCTACGACGAAAACCTCACCGCTGTCCGGCTGGCTCCGGCCTACGACCTCATTTCCACGTCGATCTATCCCAGTTCAACCCGGAACATGGCCTTTAAAATCGGCGATCACCTTTCTTTAGACGAAATTACGCCGGAAGATTTCAAAAAAGCGGCCGGACAGTGCGGCATCGGCCTCAAAATTGCCGAAAAGCATTTTACCGACATGTGCCGCACCTTTAAGCCTGCGCTGGAACAGGCCGCTGAATCTCTGGTGCGCCAGGGCTTTGTCAACGCCCGGCCCCTCGCCGAAAAAATGCTCGAAACCGGCGGCTGCGCGCTGGTCGCCTAA
- a CDS encoding helix-turn-helix domain-containing protein encodes MKINDTAEFGSALRKRRKQLHYTQAFLSEFTGFSVSFISDLERGKPTAELGKALYLANLLGLDTMLSTRETNA; translated from the coding sequence ATGAAAATTAACGATACGGCAGAATTCGGCTCCGCTTTGCGCAAACGCAGAAAACAGCTGCATTACACCCAGGCCTTCCTCTCTGAATTTACCGGCTTCAGCGTCAGTTTCATCTCGGATCTCGAACGCGGCAAGCCCACAGCAGAATTGGGGAAGGCCCTTTATTTGGCCAATCTTCTCGGATTGGACACCATGTTAAGCACCAGGGAAACGAACGCGTGA
- the rpoB gene encoding DNA-directed RNA polymerase subunit beta has translation MVQIHPVRSGLRIRQSFSKIKEVLEMPNLLEVQLDSYKWFLEKGLKEVFDDMREITDYTGNLVLQFVDYDLEEKTKYSIEECKERDQTYYQPLKVRVRLINKEKNEVKEQKVYLADLHKMTPTGTFIVNGAERVIVSQLVRSPGAYFTSEMDKKNRIPLYQSQIIPNRGAWLEYESDANNLLWVKIDRTRKISLTLMLRAFGLGSDQEILDVFGEDPRLIETMKKDAAGEVNDRVNGLLEIYRRLRPGEPPTEESAQSLLTSMFFDDRRYDLAKVGRYKYNKKLSLAARLIGQIAYDDVIDEETGEILAEKGEKFDKQTAWAIQNAGVNTVRVVIEQDGEEAPFNVIGNGFVDLKKQDLPFDVSDLDIKELVYKPVLDEILESDLSDDEKHDEIKRRHRELIPKHLLHSDLYATVSYFMGLEYGIGETDDIDHLGNRRLRSVGELLQNQFRIGLSRMERVVRERMSVQDDEILTPQSLINTRPINAALKEFFGSSQLSQFMDQNNPLSELTHKRRLSALGPGGLSRERAGFEVRDVHDSHYGRMCPIETPEGPNIGLIGSLATYARINEYGFIESPYRRVVNGVATDEVVYLAADEEGEYSIAQANEPLDENNRFVHEQVTGRVGKNRDFSTIHREDVDFMDVSPKQVVSVAAALIPFLENDDANRALMGANMQRQAVPLLKPEAPLVGTGMEAKAAHDSGNCQIARRSGTVAYVSADTIRIRPDEGEGMDVYHLHKFERTNQGNCMNQRPLVYHNQHVDAGDIISDGMATEQGELALGRNALIGFMTWEGYNYEDAVLLNENLLKEDRYTSIHIAEFECEARETKLGPEEITRDIPNVGEDALKKLDENGIIYIGAEVKSEDILVGKVTPKGETDLSPEEKLLRAIFGEKAREIRDTSLKVPHGEQGIVVDVKVFSRANKDEDLKPGVNTMVRVYVATKRKISVGDKMAGRHGNKGVISRILPQEDMPFLPDGTPLDICLNPLGVPSRMNIGQVLEVHLGMALRSLGLHIATPVFDAANENDIRELLIEAGLPEDGKVQLYDGRTGEPFDGRVTVGVMYYLKLHHLVDDKMHARSTGPYSLVTQQPLGGKAQFGGQRFGEMEVWALEAYGAAHTLREIQTIKSDDVVGRVKAYEAIVKGENIPEPGLPEAFKVLIKELQALALDVTVNTNDGKHLDVLDIDLAQEAYDNGEFDQKKPHHHDHDSQDAEDADVIDDEQASKSLFDDLSGASSDQMATEDDYSDEEMFDIINGKDIDADLNDDEE, from the coding sequence ATGGTACAAATTCATCCTGTTCGATCTGGACTTCGTATCAGACAAAGTTTCTCGAAGATCAAAGAAGTGCTCGAGATGCCTAATTTGCTTGAAGTTCAGTTGGATTCCTACAAGTGGTTTTTGGAAAAAGGCCTCAAAGAAGTGTTCGATGATATGCGGGAAATCACGGACTACACAGGGAATCTCGTGCTTCAGTTTGTGGACTACGATTTAGAAGAAAAGACCAAGTATTCAATCGAAGAATGCAAGGAAAGGGATCAGACTTATTATCAGCCCCTTAAAGTCCGGGTCCGGCTCATCAACAAAGAAAAGAATGAAGTCAAGGAACAGAAAGTCTATCTGGCCGACCTGCACAAAATGACCCCGACGGGGACGTTTATCGTCAACGGCGCGGAACGTGTCATCGTCAGTCAGCTGGTCCGTTCACCGGGCGCATACTTTACCTCGGAAATGGACAAGAAAAACCGTATTCCGCTGTATCAGTCCCAGATCATTCCGAACCGCGGCGCCTGGCTGGAATACGAATCCGACGCCAACAACCTGCTGTGGGTTAAAATCGACCGGACCCGGAAGATTTCCCTGACCCTGATGCTGCGGGCTTTCGGCCTCGGCTCCGACCAGGAAATCCTCGACGTCTTCGGCGAAGATCCGAGACTCATCGAAACGATGAAGAAAGACGCCGCCGGCGAAGTCAACGACCGCGTCAACGGGCTCCTTGAAATCTACCGCAGACTGCGTCCGGGCGAACCGCCAACAGAAGAATCGGCACAGTCGTTGCTCACGTCCATGTTCTTCGACGACCGCCGCTACGACCTCGCCAAAGTGGGCCGCTACAAATACAATAAGAAGCTTTCCCTGGCGGCCCGCCTGATCGGACAGATCGCCTACGACGACGTCATCGACGAAGAAACCGGTGAAATCCTCGCCGAAAAAGGGGAGAAGTTCGACAAGCAGACTGCGTGGGCCATTCAAAACGCCGGCGTCAACACCGTCCGCGTCGTCATCGAACAGGACGGCGAAGAAGCGCCCTTCAACGTCATTGGCAACGGTTTTGTGGATCTTAAGAAGCAGGATCTGCCCTTTGACGTTTCGGATCTGGACATCAAAGAACTGGTCTACAAACCGGTGCTCGATGAAATCTTGGAAAGCGATTTGTCTGACGACGAAAAACACGATGAAATCAAGAGAAGACATCGGGAATTAATTCCGAAGCATCTGCTGCATTCTGATCTTTACGCAACCGTGTCTTATTTCATGGGCTTGGAATACGGCATCGGCGAAACAGACGATATCGACCACTTGGGCAACCGCCGTCTGCGCTCTGTGGGCGAACTGCTCCAGAACCAGTTTAGAATTGGGCTGTCCAGAATGGAACGGGTGGTCAGAGAACGCATGAGCGTGCAGGACGACGAAATCCTGACGCCCCAGAGCCTCATCAACACCCGGCCGATCAACGCCGCCCTCAAGGAATTCTTCGGATCTTCCCAGCTGTCCCAGTTTATGGATCAGAACAACCCGCTGTCAGAATTAACGCATAAGCGCCGTCTGTCCGCCCTCGGGCCCGGCGGGCTGTCCAGAGAACGGGCCGGTTTTGAAGTCCGAGACGTTCACGATTCCCACTACGGCAGAATGTGCCCGATTGAAACGCCTGAAGGTCCGAACATCGGGCTGATCGGTTCTCTGGCGACTTACGCGAGAATCAACGAATACGGCTTTATCGAATCGCCGTACCGCCGCGTGGTCAACGGCGTCGCCACCGACGAAGTGGTGTACCTCGCCGCCGACGAAGAAGGGGAATATTCCATCGCCCAGGCCAACGAACCTTTGGATGAAAACAACCGCTTCGTCCACGAACAGGTTACCGGCCGTGTGGGCAAGAACCGGGATTTCTCGACCATTCACCGGGAAGACGTCGACTTCATGGACGTTTCCCCGAAACAGGTTGTCTCGGTCGCTGCTGCGCTGATTCCTTTCCTCGAAAACGATGATGCGAACCGAGCCCTGATGGGCGCCAACATGCAGCGCCAGGCCGTGCCGCTTTTGAAGCCAGAAGCGCCTTTGGTCGGCACCGGAATGGAAGCCAAAGCGGCCCACGACTCCGGCAACTGCCAGATCGCAAGACGCAGCGGGACCGTCGCCTACGTGTCGGCAGACACCATCCGCATCCGTCCGGACGAAGGGGAAGGCATGGATGTCTACCACCTGCATAAATTCGAAAGAACCAACCAGGGCAACTGCATGAACCAGCGGCCTCTGGTTTACCACAATCAGCACGTCGATGCCGGGGACATCATCTCCGACGGCATGGCCACTGAACAGGGCGAACTGGCCCTCGGCCGCAACGCCCTCATCGGTTTTATGACCTGGGAAGGCTACAACTACGAAGATGCGGTTCTTTTAAACGAAAACCTGCTGAAAGAAGACCGCTACACGTCCATTCACATCGCCGAATTTGAATGCGAAGCCCGGGAAACCAAACTGGGACCGGAAGAAATCACCCGGGATATCCCGAACGTCGGCGAAGACGCACTGAAGAAACTCGACGAAAACGGGATCATCTACATCGGCGCTGAAGTCAAATCCGAAGACATTCTCGTCGGCAAGGTCACGCCGAAGGGCGAAACAGACCTGTCCCCTGAAGAAAAACTGCTGCGGGCCATTTTCGGCGAAAAAGCGCGGGAAATCCGCGACACTTCTCTGAAAGTGCCTCACGGCGAACAGGGGATTGTCGTCGACGTCAAGGTCTTCTCGAGAGCCAACAAAGACGAAGACTTAAAACCAGGCGTCAACACCATGGTCCGGGTTTACGTCGCGACGAAGCGCAAGATCTCCGTCGGGGATAAAATGGCCGGCCGCCACGGGAACAAAGGGGTTATCTCCCGCATCCTTCCGCAGGAAGACATGCCTTTCTTACCCGACGGCACGCCGCTGGACATCTGCCTGAATCCTCTGGGGGTTCCGTCCCGTATGAACATCGGGCAGGTGCTCGAAGTTCATTTGGGCATGGCGCTGCGTTCCCTGGGACTGCACATCGCGACCCCGGTTTTCGACGCCGCCAACGAAAATGACATCCGGGAACTTTTGATCGAAGCGGGCCTGCCTGAAGACGGCAAGGTTCAGCTGTACGACGGCCGGACCGGCGAACCCTTCGACGGCCGCGTTACCGTCGGGGTCATGTACTACCTGAAACTGCACCACCTGGTTGACGACAAGATGCACGCCCGCTCCACAGGGCCGTACTCCCTGGTCACCCAGCAGCCTCTCGGCGGGAAAGCCCAGTTCGGCGGCCAGCGTTTCGGGGAAATGGAAGTCTGGGCCCTCGAAGCCTACGGCGCCGCCCACACCCTCCGCGAAATTCAGACCATCAAGTCCGATGATGTCGTGGGCCGTGTGAAAGCCTACGAAGCCATCGTCAAGGGCGAAAACATTCCGGAACCGGGGCTGCCTGAAGCCTTCAAGGTTTTGATCAAGGAACTCCAGGCCCTGGCCTTGGATGTGACGGTGAACACCAACGACGGCAAGCACCTTGACGTGCTGGATATCGATCTGGCTCAGGAAGCCTACGACAACGGGGAATTCGATCAGAAGAAGCCCCACCATCACGATCACGACAGTCAGGATGCCGAAGATGCGGACGTGATCGATGACGAACAGGCGTCAAAATCGTTATTTGACGATTTGTCAGGCGCATCCTCTGACCAGATGGCAACGGAAGACGATTATTCCGATGAAGAAATGTTTGACATTATCAACGGCAAGGATATTGACGCGGATTTAAATGATGATGAGGAGTAA